The following DNA comes from Mycolicibacterium aromaticivorans JS19b1 = JCM 16368.
GTCGAGCAACCGGATTGCGAAGATCGCGTTCACCGGGGAGACCACCACGGGCCGGTTGATCATGCAGTACGCCTCCCAGAACCTGATCCCGGTCACCCTCGAACTCGGCGGCAAGAGCCCGAACATTTTCTTCTCTGATGTGATGGCTGCCAACGACGACTATCAGGACAAGGCGTTGGAGGGCTTCACGATGTTCGCCCTCAACCAGGGCGAAGTCTGCACCTGCCCGTCCCGCAGCCTGATCCAGTCCGACATCTACGACGAGTTCCTGGCCATGGCCGCCATTCGCACCAAAGCGGTCCGTCAGGGCGATCCACTGGACACCGAGACCATGATCGGCGCGCAGGCCTCCAACGACCAGCTCGAGAAGATCTTGTCCTACATCGAGATCGGCAAGAGTGAAGGCGCCCAGATCCTGACCGGTGGGGAGCGCGCCGACCTCGGTGGGGACCTCAACGGCGGCTACTACGTGCAGCCGACGATCTTCACCGGGGACAACGCGATGCGGATCTTCCAGGAAGAGATCTTCGGCCCGGTGGTGTCGGTGACGTCGTTCAGCGATTACGACGACGCCATCCGCATCGCCAACGACACCCTCTACGGCCTGGGTGCCGGGGTGTGGAGCCGTGATGGCAATACCGCCTACCGGGCCGGCCGCGACATCAAGGCCGGGCGGGTGTGGACCAACTGCTACCACGCCTATCCCGCCCACGCGGCGTTCGGCGGCTACAAGCAGTCCGGCATCGGCCGGGAGAACCACAAGATGATGCTCGACCACTACCAGCAGACCAAGAACCTGCTCGTCTCCTACTCCAACCAAGCCCAAGGCTTCTTCTGATGAGTGATTTCGGCGCGCAAACGGCCGCCC
Coding sequences within:
- the adh gene encoding aldehyde dehydrogenase produces the protein MPVFARPGTSGSAMSFQSRYENFIGGEWTAPVGGLYFENRTPVTGEVFCEVARSTDADIELALDAAHAAAPGWGKTSAAERAVILNKIADRIEANLESIALAESWDNGKPIRETLNADIPLAVDHFRYFAAAIRAQEGALSQIDEDTVAYHFHEPLGVVGQIIPWNFPILMAVWKLAPALAAGNAVVLKPAEQTPASVLYLISLIIDLLPAGVLNVVNGFGVEAGKPLASSNRIAKIAFTGETTTGRLIMQYASQNLIPVTLELGGKSPNIFFSDVMAANDDYQDKALEGFTMFALNQGEVCTCPSRSLIQSDIYDEFLAMAAIRTKAVRQGDPLDTETMIGAQASNDQLEKILSYIEIGKSEGAQILTGGERADLGGDLNGGYYVQPTIFTGDNAMRIFQEEIFGPVVSVTSFSDYDDAIRIANDTLYGLGAGVWSRDGNTAYRAGRDIKAGRVWTNCYHAYPAHAAFGGYKQSGIGRENHKMMLDHYQQTKNLLVSYSNQAQGFF